A portion of the Lysinibacillus timonensis genome contains these proteins:
- a CDS encoding patatin-like phospholipase family protein: MLIDGVFSGGGIKGFAYVGALQVLEKNDIHFKRVAGTSAGAILACFIAAGYKANEIEALLDELDLKSLLDPPKITRTLPILKWLNLYFRMGLYQGNALEKWFYKKLAEKDVYTFDDIPRGSLKLVASDLTNGKMVVFPDDLASYGINWKNFSIAKALRMSCGIPFFFEPIKLKSQKEDCIFVDGGVLSNFPLWIFDNGNKQRPILGLKLSNPKEESKPHMIHNGLQMFEALFETMKDAHDKRYISRKHEKNIIFIPVDDYGATQFDLDENGKDTMMKIGRERTEKFLRTWRPK; the protein is encoded by the coding sequence TTGTTAATAGATGGCGTATTTTCAGGTGGTGGTATTAAAGGCTTTGCTTACGTTGGGGCTCTACAAGTATTAGAGAAAAATGATATTCATTTTAAAAGAGTTGCTGGAACTAGTGCTGGTGCAATTTTAGCTTGTTTTATAGCAGCTGGATATAAAGCGAACGAAATTGAGGCATTATTAGACGAATTAGATTTAAAGTCACTTCTTGATCCACCAAAAATTACTCGTACCCTTCCGATCTTAAAATGGCTAAATTTATACTTTCGAATGGGATTATACCAAGGGAATGCATTAGAAAAATGGTTCTATAAAAAGCTAGCTGAAAAAGATGTGTACACATTTGATGATATACCCCGAGGTTCATTAAAACTTGTAGCATCTGATTTAACAAATGGTAAGATGGTTGTATTTCCTGATGATTTAGCATCTTACGGTATAAATTGGAAAAATTTTTCGATAGCAAAGGCATTACGAATGAGTTGTGGTATTCCTTTTTTCTTTGAACCTATTAAACTAAAAAGTCAAAAGGAGGATTGTATTTTTGTAGATGGTGGTGTTTTAAGTAACTTTCCATTATGGATATTCGACAATGGCAACAAACAACGTCCTATTCTTGGCCTTAAACTTAGTAACCCAAAAGAAGAATCGAAACCACATATGATCCATAATGGACTTCAAATGTTTGAAGCACTCTTTGAAACGATGAAAGATGCACATGATAAGCGTTATATTTCTAGAAAACATGAAAAAAATATTATTTTTATACCAGTTGATGATTACGGTGCAACTCAATTTGACTTAGATGAGAATGGAAAAGATACGATGATGAAAATTGGAAGAGAACGAACAGAAAAGTTTTTACGCACATGGCGTCCAAAATGA